Proteins from one Aquila chrysaetos chrysaetos chromosome 5, bAquChr1.4, whole genome shotgun sequence genomic window:
- the GPR142 gene encoding probable G-protein coupled receptor 142 isoform X1 produces MLRVPEGTRSPTGTQPPVGTRPPTGTQPSARTRTPVALRAQGRWHLTPGGWHGGHQASPWWKAMVPVPNSTAVVWASEAAQPEPERSPCMVGIFPIVYYSVLLGLGLPVNILTTVALSRLATRTKKSSYWYLLALTTSDILTQVFIIFVGFILQTAILARAVPSAFIHTVNVLEFTANHASIWVTVLLTMDRYVALCHPLRYRTVSYPQRTRKIIAAVFAVALATGIPFYWWLDVWRDADPPTALDTVLKWVHCVTIYFLPCSIFLATNSIIICKLKRRRQSGGRRPRLSKTTALLLAVTTVFIVLWAPRTIVMICHLYVASVKRDWRVHLALDIANMVAMLNTTLNFFLYCFVSQTFRRTVGEVLRAHLRHGPRPGSRHFLPPALKPLELLAGTAL; encoded by the exons ATGCTGCGGGTGCCGGAGGGGACACGGTCACCGACGGGGACACAGCCACCGGTGGGGACACGGCCACCAACTGGGACACAGCCATCCGCAAGGACACGGACACCGGTGGCTCTCCGGGCCCAGGGAAGGTGGCACCTCACGCCCGGTGGGTGGCACGGGGGCCACCAAG CCAGTCCGTGGTGGAAGGCGATGGTCCCGGTGCCCAACAGCACGGCGGTGGTGTGGGCCAGCGAGGCGGCACAGCCGGAGCCGGAGCGGTCACCCTGCATGGTCGGCATCTTCCCCATCGTGTATTACAGCGTCCTACTGGGGTTGGGGCTGCCAG TGAACATCCTGACCACTGTGGCCCTGTCCCGCCTGGCCACGAGGACCAAGAAGTCATCGTACTGGTACCTCCTGGCCCTGACCACCTCCGACATCCTCACCCAGgtcttcatcatctttgtgggCTTCATCCTGCAGACAGCCATCCTGGCCCGGGCGGTGCCCAGTGCCTTCATCCACACCGTCAATGTGCTGGAGTTCACTGCCAACCATGCCTCCATCTGGGTCACCGTCCTGCTGACCATGGACCGCTACGTGGCCCTCTGCCACCCGCTGCGGTACCGCACCGTCTCCTATCCCCAGCGCACCCGCAAGATCATCGCGGCTGTCTTCGCCGTGGCTCTGGCCACGGGCATCCCCTTCTACTGGTGGCTGGACGTGTGGCGTGACGCCGACCCCCCCACCGCCCTGGACACGGTGCTCAAGTGGGTGCACTGCGTCACCATCTACTTCTTGCCCTGCAGCATCTTCCTGGCCACCAACTCCATCATCATCTGCAAGCTGAAGCGCCGGAGGCAATCGGGGGGTCGCCGACCCCGCCTGAGCAAGACCACGGCCCTCCTCCTGGCCGTCACCACCGTCTTCATCGTGCTCTGGGCTCCCCGGACCATCGTCATGATCTGCCACCTCTATGTGGCCTCGGTCAAGAGGGACTGGCGCGTGCACCTGGCCTTGGACATTGCCAACATGGTGGCCATGCTCAACACCACCCTCAACTTCTTCCTCTACTGCTTTGTCAGCCAGACCTTCCGCCGCACGGTGGGCGAGGTGCTCCGGGCCCACCTCCGGCACGGTCCCCGACCCGGCAGCCGTCACTTTCTGCCCCCAGCCCTAAAACCGCTGGAGCTGCTGGCCGGCACGGCCCTCtga
- the GPR142 gene encoding probable G-protein coupled receptor 142 isoform X2 has translation MGANPPRAPCATSQLSPHPGATRALGPLTLPVSPRSQSVVEGDGPGAQQHGGGVGQRGGTAGAGAVTLHVNILTTVALSRLATRTKKSSYWYLLALTTSDILTQVFIIFVGFILQTAILARAVPSAFIHTVNVLEFTANHASIWVTVLLTMDRYVALCHPLRYRTVSYPQRTRKIIAAVFAVALATGIPFYWWLDVWRDADPPTALDTVLKWVHCVTIYFLPCSIFLATNSIIICKLKRRRQSGGRRPRLSKTTALLLAVTTVFIVLWAPRTIVMICHLYVASVKRDWRVHLALDIANMVAMLNTTLNFFLYCFVSQTFRRTVGEVLRAHLRHGPRPGSRHFLPPALKPLELLAGTAL, from the exons ATGGGAGCCAACCCACCCCGCGCCCCCTGTGCCACGTCCCAGCTGAGCCCCCACCCGGGTGCCACCAGGGCCCTCGGCCCCCTGACGCTGCCTGTGTCCCCTCGCAGCCAGTCCGTGGTGGAAGGCGATGGTCCCGGTGCCCAACAGCACGGCGGTGGTGTGGGCCAGCGAGGCGGCACAGCCGGAGCCGGAGCGGTCACCCTGCATG TGAACATCCTGACCACTGTGGCCCTGTCCCGCCTGGCCACGAGGACCAAGAAGTCATCGTACTGGTACCTCCTGGCCCTGACCACCTCCGACATCCTCACCCAGgtcttcatcatctttgtgggCTTCATCCTGCAGACAGCCATCCTGGCCCGGGCGGTGCCCAGTGCCTTCATCCACACCGTCAATGTGCTGGAGTTCACTGCCAACCATGCCTCCATCTGGGTCACCGTCCTGCTGACCATGGACCGCTACGTGGCCCTCTGCCACCCGCTGCGGTACCGCACCGTCTCCTATCCCCAGCGCACCCGCAAGATCATCGCGGCTGTCTTCGCCGTGGCTCTGGCCACGGGCATCCCCTTCTACTGGTGGCTGGACGTGTGGCGTGACGCCGACCCCCCCACCGCCCTGGACACGGTGCTCAAGTGGGTGCACTGCGTCACCATCTACTTCTTGCCCTGCAGCATCTTCCTGGCCACCAACTCCATCATCATCTGCAAGCTGAAGCGCCGGAGGCAATCGGGGGGTCGCCGACCCCGCCTGAGCAAGACCACGGCCCTCCTCCTGGCCGTCACCACCGTCTTCATCGTGCTCTGGGCTCCCCGGACCATCGTCATGATCTGCCACCTCTATGTGGCCTCGGTCAAGAGGGACTGGCGCGTGCACCTGGCCTTGGACATTGCCAACATGGTGGCCATGCTCAACACCACCCTCAACTTCTTCCTCTACTGCTTTGTCAGCCAGACCTTCCGCCGCACGGTGGGCGAGGTGCTCCGGGCCCACCTCCGGCACGGTCCCCGACCCGGCAGCCGTCACTTTCTGCCCCCAGCCCTAAAACCGCTGGAGCTGCTGGCCGGCACGGCCCTCtga